From Dermochelys coriacea isolate rDerCor1 chromosome 15, rDerCor1.pri.v4, whole genome shotgun sequence, a single genomic window includes:
- the ADORA2A gene encoding adenosine receptor A2a: MLVYGNENFPSDVVYIILELVIAVLAILGNVLVCWAVYLNSNLQNVTNYFVVSLAAADIAVGVLAIPFAITISTGFSAFFYGCLFIACFVLVLTQSSIFSLLAIAIDRIIAIRIPLRYNGLVTSSRAKVSLPSAGVLSFIIGLTPMLGWNKCSQRETQDTNNSSSSNCTKIMVACLFETVVTMEYMVYYNFFACVLVPLLLMFGIYLKIFLAARRQLKQMENKMVHGERSRSTLQKEVHAAKSLAIIVGLFAVCWLPLHIINCFTLFCPGCARPPLWLMYLAIILSHANSVVNPLIYAYRIREFRLTFRKILRQHIVGKKQFKTGTASTRTSTYGGDGENASIRISEYALNIYTNGELGAIHKDTDMQDLSKCKTGLEWHHNGNSLDMEINGFLPHSCKNGNLSDACRNMELLSEELIGIRVSYSELENSTLAAADIS; this comes from the exons ATGCTAGTATATGGGAATGAAAACTTCCCCTCGGATGTAGTTTACATCATCCTGGAACTGGTCATTGCAGTGCTGGCCATCTTGGGGAATGTCCTGGTCTGCTGGGCAGTCTATCTGAACAGCAACCTGCAAAACGTCACCAACTACTTTGTGGTGTCCCTGGCTGCAGCTGACATTGCAGTGGGCGTGCTCGCGATCCCCTTTGCCATCACCATCAGCACTGGCTTCTCTGCCTTCTTCTATGGCTGCCTCTTCATTGCCTGCTTTGTCCTGGTTTTGACTCAGAGTTCCATCTTCAGTCTCCTGGCTATTGCCATTGACAGAATCATTGCTATCCGGATACCCCTCAG GTACAATGGTTTGGTGACCAGCTCGCGAGCCAAGGTATCATTGCCATCTGCTGGGGTCTTATCCTTCATCATCGGCCTGACACCCATGCTGGGCTGGAACAAATGCTCTCAGAGGGAAACGCAGGACACCAATAACTCCTCGTCCAGCAACTGCACTAAAATCATGGTAGCTTGTCTCTTCGAGACAGTGGTCACCATGGAGTACATGGTCTACTACAACTTCTTTGCCTGTGTGTTGGTGCCCCTCCTCCTCATGTTTGGCATCTACTTGAAAATCTTTCTGGCAGCCAGGCGGCAGCTCAAACAGATGGAGAACAAGATGGTACATGGGGAACGCTCACGCTCTACTTTGCAGAAGGAAGTCCATGCAGCCAAGTCTTTGGCCATCATCGTTGGGTTGTTTGCCGTCTGTTGGCTTCCACTCCACATAATAAACTGCTTCACACTCTTTTGCCCAGGTTGTGCCCGTCCTCCCCTCTGGCTGATGTACCTGGCCATTATCCTGTCTCATGCCAACTCTGTGGTGAACCCATTGATTTATGCCTACCGGATCAGGGAATTCCGACTCACCTTCCGTAAAATTCTCAGGCAGCATATTGTAGGCAAGAAGCAGTTCAAGACTGGTACTGCCAGTACTAGGACTTCCACTTATGGTGGGGATGGAGAGAATGCCAGCATTAGGATCAGTGAGTACGCTCTGAACATATACACCAATGGGGAGTTGGGTGCTATCCACAAAGATACTGACATGCAGGACTTGAGTAAATGCAAGACAGGTTTGGAATGGCACCACAATGGGAATTCACTAGACATGGAGATAAATGGGTTTCTCCCACATTCCTGCAAAAATGGGAACCTTTCAGATGCGTGCAGGAACATGGAGCTTCTTAGTGAAGAGCTAATTGGCATTCGTGTCTCTTACTCTGAACTGGAGAATTCAACCTTGGCGGCAGCTGACATTTCCTGA